The stretch of DNA GTCTGCGATTATGAGGCGGAGTTGGTGGCGTTTCTGCAAATGCTGGCGGATCAGGGACAAGAAGTCGAACTCGTTATTGTGGGCGATATCTTCGGCATGTGGGAATTTACCAATATCAAGGGTCCGGAGAAACTACAGGCATTGATGCAACAGTTCCCCAATATTTTCGAAGCATTCCGGGAAGCCGGTAAGAAGATCAAGATAACCCTTTTGCCCGGTAATCACGACTATGAAATCGCCTGTTATCCCGAATTCGTGGAAATTTTCAAGGATTTCAATATCGGTCTTGAACAACGACCGGCAATAACCCGGGAACTTGACGGCAAGCGGTTCTGGATTGAACACGGCAACCAGTATGATGACTTCAACCACATGCCCGATTTCGGTAACCCGTACGCTCTACCGGCAGGGTATTTTATCACTAGCGGGATGGTGAGCGGGGCCGGAAAACATTCCGAATACGGACGCTACAATTGGCTCAAGGATATCCAGTCGGTGTATCCCACGGAAGAGATCCCATACTGGGTGATCTCGAATTACTTTTACCGGGAAATGAGCGTCTGGCTGCGCTGGCTGATTTTGCCATTTTTGCTCCTGTCCGGCTTGACAACCTTCGTCCTGGCGGGGGCTGCGCTGGAGTGGCTGGGTATAACCCAGACCAATATTTTCCTTTACAACGGCCTGTTCACCTCCCTGGGCTTTCTTGGGAATCTGGCGCAGATCGTGCTAATCATTAATGCCATCGTCTTGTCGGTACTAGGCGTCCTTTTCGTACCGCTAAGCTTTATCCTGCGAGACATCAGGAAAACTCTGAAACGATTTCACCTGATAACACATCCGCATGATTTTACTGCAGGAAAGGAACAGAGCTATCTGGACGCTGCCCAAGCGGTCTTTGAGCGCGATCCCGACACGATCATCTTCATCTATGGGCACACCCACGCCCCCTCGCTGCGGCGGCTTGGGAACCGGATAGTGCTCAACACCGGTACATGGCTGAAAAGGCTGGTCAGGGTACCGCTGCGCTTTGGCTATCTGCCAGATATCTATGTCCCCTATTATTTTTTAGATTATTTTAAACTCAGCGACGCCGACGGCGCCATCGCCATAGACTTTCAACGGGTTGCCAAGGCTCAACCTCGGGAATTGGATCTCTTGCAGCGTCTCCTGATATCCAGGAAACGCCGTCAGACGGAAGAACCCATACCTGCGCGAACGATCCTTGAGGTCTGACGCTGTTTGAGAGTAAAGTTTCTTGATTAGCGCAAAAGATCTGGGATGATAGTGGTCTCCATATAACAATGGTTCATTTGAGCCGAGACATCTTCTTGGACCACACCGCCATTTGGAGCAAATACAGACGCTCCCGCAAACCCTTTCGCACCAGAAAGAGACGGACCGAAAATCAGTGACTTCGCTCAGCTTCCCGAATCTGCGGGAAATGACATGAACGAGACCGTGTTCCTACCGCTGTTCCTGGGCATAAATTGGTTACGCCGGAAAACTTTAATATTTCTATTGCTTCCCTGTCACCGATGATGTATTCTATATTTGAAGCTTAACTTGTATTGCTCCAGTTGCTCCGTCAATTCACGGTCACGGGTGTTATGCGAGAATTAAGATCGTAGAACGTGGTACCCGGCCGTGGATAGGTCCGAATTATCCTGTCGATTTATCCCCGATCACCAAAACCCCGTTATTCATTAACCTAAACGCACTTTCACAGGATTGTGTCGAGCGTTTTTTCAAAAGGAGCTACAAAATGAGTTTTAACATTTATGTTGGTAATCTTTCTTTCGACGCTAGCGAAGGCGAACTAAGAACTCTATTCGGCGCATATGGCGCAGTGGATACCGTAAAGATCATTTCTGATCAGTTTACCGGTAGATCTCGCGGTTTTGGTTTTGTTGAGATGCAGGACCGTGAAGAAGGTTTGCGTGCAGTCAAGGAACTGGATTCCAAGGAAATGGGTGGACGAGCCCTAAAGATAAACGAAGCCAAACCCAAAACCTCCGGAGGAGGAGGGGGCCGTCGCAATGACAGAGACGGCGGTTCTCGCTGGTAAAACCTTACTGAAAAAATAAACCATTGAGATAATCACACAGGAGCTTGCTTCGGCAAGTTCCTGTTTTCAGTTTATTTGTTATATTCCCAAAACAGTCACATCCCCGTAGTCATTGTAAACATCCTGGTCACGATATTTGATTCTAAACACTAATCTTGTGTTGAGCTGTTTATTCTTGGTCTCGAAATAAGCGCTTGCTACGTGGTAGTCTACCTGAAGAAACCTACTGCCCGTATAATCTATGACAATCGGTTGCCACCAGGTCCGCTATTTGTCGAGAATGATCGGAATAAAGCTGAATTGACTCGAAATCAGGCGTAAACAAGAGCTTCTGCATCAAAAGACCATCATCATCGAACCACTGGGGAAGCAATCCACCCAGGAAAAAGCCTCTTGCCTGAAGATCTTTCACTACCTCTCCTATCCAAGGTGAGGTGAGTTTGAGCCATACCTGAATGACGACGGATCCCTTTTTCACTGCTTCGGATTCCAAAGCTGATATACGTTCTGAAAAATCTGAACCGGTTTCATAAAAAGCTATACGTGCCACCTTTGCAAAATCGAAGAGATCCATACTAGATAGGGAATCCGTGTGGATGGGAAGTGACGCTGTTGATTCAGAAAAAGCGCGACCCGACAAGAAATGTTCATACATGAATCTCAGAGCCACTTTGTAGGGCCTTGGCAGAAATATTTTCTGAGGAATGTTCCGGTACACGCGAAAGAACAACAAGGTGCTGACCCTTTGTGAGGTCACGCCCTCACCTGAATAGGTCTCTCCCGGCATCAATCCGACTTCCAACGCCGTAATATTAAAACCATACTTGGCCCCTTGCTTCTGCATGTGAACATGGTTGGTTACCGGCTCACCAAAGACGGTGTGCATGCCCAATTTTGGGACTACATTGTCGATCATAAACTGCTCAATGGCTCCCGAAACCCCCTTAACTCGCCATTCTTTCAATACCAGACCAACCCCCCATTCATACACTTCTCGACTAGGGGCTGACCGGAAGAGGTTGTGAATACCTACGATTTCGCCGTCTGAGGACCTCGCTACTATGCTGTAATAGTCTCCCTTCTCATTGGCCGTGTTGAGTTGAACCGGATCATAGAACATTTTGATCGGATAATCTTCGCCATGCACAGATCGGAACAGACGTGCAACTCCCTCTCCATCCGCAGAACAAAAAAGACCAACGTCAAAAGATCCTGTGACTACGTTGGGTGGGTCCTGAATATTGATTTTCATGGTCTTACTCATACCTTTCGAGAACAATTTATTGAAGACAAACAAGCTGCATCCACAAGAATTTTAACATTCGCATTTTTGGCTCCTGGCACGCTTGCGCCAGAGGCATGGACGACAAGGCCAACTGCTATAATGCGTACGAATCTGATTCTGTGTGTCAGCATATGTAATATCTTTTAGTTTCATTCTAATTTAGATATTCGTAGCTTACCAGTCCCGGACTTTCTTCAGTATTTTGCTCCTTTTTCTCGTGGTCATCAGTTTTCATCATCAATATTATAGCCGGTAATTACTTCCTCTATACCGCCCGGTTTATCCGGATAAATCGAAAGATCCTCGACACGCTTGAAGAGCGGCCACAGTATTTCAGGCAGCGAGTTGGGAGCGCCGAAAAAAAATGTGTGATGACCAAGTAAATAAGACGTTCCCGAGTAACCTTCATGGCCATGACGTTTCAAAAAATGGTCCAGTCTGTTTTTTTTCTCGTCATCCAGCGCCATGTTATCAGGCGAAAGTAAGGGCTTTTCTTCTTCCAGATAGACAAGTTCCAGTTTTTTCCAGTCAAGGGATCTCAACGTCCGTCGAAAACAATCCGCTTCTTTTGACAGATCAATATCTGGGAACTGTTCTTCTTCGATCCTGATTATTTCCTCAATTTTACCGTCCTCCAGAAGATGGAAATTCTGGAGCGCCTTTTCGTGAATCACATAACAAACCAAGTACGTTTTTTTGTATGCATTAACCACCCTGACGTCTTCGTCACTTAACCCGATGAACTGAAAAATGAATTGGGATCCAGTGCCTATGTAATCATCGAGGATTACTAAAGCCCGATTACCAAACCGTTCGGGATCTTCCGACGTTTCGCGTGCAAGCAGGTCAAAAGTCTTGAAATCAATAGATGGTATCAGATTTGATTTTCTGTATATGTATGAAACGACGTCGCCACTCTTGCAGGTAAATTCACGGCTAAAATCAACATCTTTAAATTGTTCGACGTCAAATTGGCTCCCGGCAAGTCTGTCCGACAATTTCTGATGAAGCCTTCTCGTTTCTCGCCTGATACGAGGTTGAGAATGATATTCAATATTGTTAAGCAATAGTAATGCAGTGTCTCTGTCTTCCTCCGCGAATCGATCCAGCCATCTCCTGATTGATTCCATAGGAATAACCGGTTCATTAAATCGTTCAAATATTCTCTCCAAAGTCTCTTCTGCCAAATCATCTGGATACTTCATGGTGATCGGGCCTCGTCAAATATTTGCATCACCAGTCTTATCAGCAAACTGCTGCTTCGGGAGGCAAACGGTTTCATCCTGACCACAGTCGCTAAGGTCACCGTGGGCGTTTATTTGATTCAAGCCCCCAATCAGTCTGTTGAAATATGCAGGGACTTTGGTTTCATAAGTTAGCGGCGCCCCACTAAAAGGGTGTTGGAAAGAAATCGATTTCGCATGAAGCGCCAGACGTTTGTAAACTTTATCCCCTTTTCCGTACTTTTTGTCTCCCACTATCGGGTGTCCGATTTCGGCCAGATGTACGCGTATTTGGTGCTTCCTACCTGTCAACAGGTCAACTTCCAGCAAAGCAAAGTCATTTGCCTGTTTGAGCACCTGGTAAGCCGTATGAGACAGTTTTCCTCTTATGGTATCCGTCGTACAGTACACAACGTAAGCCGTGTTCTCTAACAGATACGTGGTAATCATCTCCGAGTCCTTCTCACACCTGCCATGAACGACGGCGAGATATTTCTTCTTCGTATCTTGCCACTGGCTTTGCAACCGGAACTTTGCATCTTCGTTCTTCGCGAAGATAAGTATGCCTGAAGTTTCCCTATCCAGTCGGTGAACGATGAAAATTCGATTCTTGGACCTTGCGCAGCCCTTGCGGACATAATCCGTGAGAATATAGTAAGCTGTCCGTGATGTTTCCGTATTTGTAGCCATCGTCAAGAGTCCTGGTGGTTTATCCACCACCAGAATATCTCTGTCTTCATAGATCATCACGAGTCCATTCGGCAGAAATTTGGCGCCTGGTTTCACATGTTTATGCATAGTTAGTTCTATCAGTCCTTACCAGCGGCCCTTAACTTTGCTCAGTTGAACAGGCGGCAAGGGCGAAAGAAATACAACAGGTTCAGACCATACCGTTCATTAGAACTAGCGTCAACCTGCTCTTGAGACCATACTCGCGATATTGATCATCCAAACCAACCGGGAAGCGCTCCCTCCTCTCCCAGGACGAAAAGATTCTTTACCTCCTACTTAATATGTGGCACATAATTCGGGGACGGGTCACAGAAGGAGTCGTTTTGAACAAGAACGTCCTGATTCTGGTATTTCTGCTGGTCGCAATTGCAGCCGTGGTAGCTGGAGTGTTTCTTAAGAAGGGAGACAATCCCACCCCCCAATCAGGTTCCTCCAAAGTCGGGAACACCGCTGGAGCGCTCGAAAAACTCGGCCCCATCGCAGTCATACCCAAGGGGACTACCCATTCGTTCTGGAACTCGGTTCTCACCGGCGCCCAAAAGGCCGCCAAAGAGAACGATGTGGAGATTCTCTGGGCGGGTCCGGATCGTGAGGGGGATCGAGAAAAACAGATCCAAATCGTTGAGGACTTCATCGTGAAGAAAGTGGCGGGCATCGTGCTGGCGCCCACCGACGCTAGAGCGCTCGTTCCCGTGGTCGAACATGCGGCGGCCGCCAAGATACCGGTCGTCATCATCGACTCGGACATCGAGACTGACAAGCGGGTCTCCTTCGTGGCCACAGACAACTACGCCGGCGGCGCCCTCGCTGCGAAGCGCATGGCGAAGATCCTCGGGGGAAAAGGTAAAGTGGCTGTCATCAAGTACATGGCCGGCTCCGCCTCCACCACGGCTCGGGAAAACGGTTTCATCGAAACACTAAAGAAGGAGTTTCCCGAGATCGAGCTTGTTGAAGACCGATACGGCATGGACACGGTAGAGACATCGCTCTCCGCCACTGAAGACGTGCTCACCCGCCACAAAGAACTCGACGGTATTTTCGCCTCCAACGAGTCCACTTCCCGGGGCGCCCTACGAGCGCTAGAGAGCCAGGGACGGGCCAACGCCGTGAAGATGATCGGCTTCGACGCTGCTGACGCTCTACTCAGAGGGCTAGAGGCCGGGCGCATCGACGCTCTCGTAGTCCAGAATCCTCAGGCCATGGGATACCAGGGTGTAAGCAGTGTCGTTGCCACGATCAAGGGCGAAAACGTTAAGTCGAGGATCGATACCGGGGTTGAACTCGTCACCAAGGATCGCCTGAACTCCCCCGAGATTCGAGCCCTAATCGGGGGCTAAAATTTATGACGCTGAGCCCTGGAGTCGAGTCTTCCCCGTTCGCCATCGAGATGCAGGGGATAAGTAAGAGCTTTGGCCCCATCAAGGCCCTCGAGGATGTCACGCTACGCGTCCATCAGGGTACAGTTCACGCCCTGGTGGGCGAAAACGGCGCCGGCAAATCCACCCTGATGAAGATCCTCGCTGGAGTTTATCGGCCCGACACCGGAACCATTTTGCGAAAGGGTAAAGCCTGCGCGTGGAAGCGTCCTTCCGACTCCCTTGCGGCTGGGGTCGCGATGATCTACCAAGAACTCAGCCTCGCTCCAGATCTCACCGTCGCTGAGAATGTTTGGCTCGGGATCGAACCCCGGGGACCGCTACCCGGCTCCTACTGCAAAACTCGAATGCTCGCAGACACTCGAGCCCTTGCAGAAAGACATGACTTTGATGTGGACCCCAATCAGAGAGTCCAGGACCTTCCAGCGAGCGCTTGCCAGATCGTCGAAGCGTTGAAGGCTATTGCGCGTAACGCCGAAATTCTGGTTATGGACGAACCAACTTCCTCTTGTGGACAGAATGAAGTGGCCGTGCTCCTCGAAATGGTCAAGAAGCTGAGTCGGGCGGGGACCACAATCATCTACATCTCTCATCGGCTCGAGGAGGTTGTTGAGATTGCCGGGGACATCACCGTTCTCCGAGACGGACGAGGCGTTCACACTGGCCCCATGAAGGGCCTCAAGATCCATGACATCGTTAAAAAGATGGTCGGGCGCGACCTTTGTGACTACTTCCCGAAGAGCGAGGTAGCGGTCGGGCCCACAGCTCTGAGCGTGTCGGAACTGACGTCCCAAAGAGTTAAAAACATCAGTTTCGAGCTGCACTGGGGAGAGATCATCGGCGTCGCAGGGCTAGTAGGCGCAGGCCGCACTGAGCTTGCCCGAGTCCTGTGCGGTCTGGATCCCCCAATTAGCGGCAGCGTCGCTCTCGATGGGAAAAGCGTGAAAATTACAACTCCTGGTGACGCTCTTTCCTGCGGAGTCATGTACGTCACTGAAGACAGAAATCGCACGGGGCTATGCCTCGAACTTCCAGCGGCGTGGAACATGACATTACCGTGCCTTGCCGAATTGGGCATGAAACATATCCTGCGCCTCGGCCGCGAAAACGAAATTGTCGAAGAAACTGCAAAAAAGCTATCGCTCAAGTGGCCCGGGCCAGGAGCGCCGGCGAGCGCTCTATCGGGTGGTAATCAACAAAAGCTGATGCTCGGTCGCGCGCTCATCGCTCGGTCGCGACTATTGGTGCTGGATGAGCCTACTCGGGGAGTCGACATCGCCGCCAAGGTCGACATATACGAACTGATTGGACGCATGGTCGCTGAGGGGAAGGCAGTTCTCATCATCTCTTCCGAGCTGCCGGAACTCTTCGGAATCACCGACCGGATTCTGGTGATGCGCAGGGGCCGCATGGTCGCGGACCTCGTCACCTCAGAAACCTCCCAGGAGGCCGTGATGCAACTCGCTGCAGTGGACGAGGCCCACGCATGAACAAACTCGCTCGGGAGATGCTACCGTTCGGGAGCCTCATCCTGGTCATCGCCATCTTGTCGCTCTGGCAGCCCGATAGCTTTCTGACTCCCGACAATTTCCTCAACGTGCTGCGTCGCTCATCGGTCTACGGCATCATCGCTGTTGGAATGACATTCGTCATCATATCCGGTGGCATAGATCTTTCAGTGGGATCCCTCCTTGCGTTGTGCGGCATGTGCGCCGCAGGAACAATGATCGGCCTCGGCGGCGAAGAACCTAGTGTGGGGATGATGGCCATTGGAACCGCTGCAGGGCTCCTGGTCGGAGCGGTTGGTGGTATGATTTCGGGAACGTTGATCACCAAGCTGAAGCTCCAACCGTTCATTGCGACCCTTGGCGCTATGAGTCTCTACCGCGGGATTGCCCTGGTGATGTATGACGGACAGCCAATCAACGTTTCATCGTACCGCTATCTGGGCGAAGGCTCTCTACTCGGGATACCAATTTCAATCGTCCTGTTCTTGGTCGTCATCGCCTTTGCCGGAGCCACCCTGCAGTTCACTCGGTTCGGTCGTCACACCTATGCCATCGGTTCCAATGTGCAAGCGGCGCACCATGCGGGAGTAAGGGTCGACCGATGTCTCATCGGTGTCTACACCCTCGGAGGCCTGCTCACTGGGCTTGGCGCTATGATTGCCATGAGCCGAACAGTCTCGGCGCAACCCACAGCCGGCGTGGGCGCAGAACTCGACGTCATCGCGGCGGTAGTAATCGGCGGCGCCAGCCTCTCCGGAGGGAGTGGAACCGTCACGGGAACCATCATAGGCACCTTGTTAATCAGCTTCTTGCGTAACGGATGCACGCTGGTGGGAGTCTCGACTAACGCCCAGTTAATTGTGATCGGCGTGGTGATCGTGCTCGCTGTAGCGATGGACCAGTTCACCCGACGCAAAGCGGGTGAAACGGCCTAAGAAATTCTGCGACAGGCGTCGCGTGAAGGAGAAGAAATGTCCAGAACCAAAATCGGCGTTTTCTGGCCAGGCGATTACCGGTCTAAACCCAACGATCTGGCTCGGCCAAACGCTGAGGAAGCTACGGTCCAACTGGAGCGCGCCCTGAAAAGATTAGGTCGTAAGAGCTATCGCATCGAAGGGTTTATCACACGACCGCACGAAGCTATCGAGAAGCTCGGCCCAGTGGATGACCCTCTCATCGGTGTCTGCGTGCATTGGTGCTACGGGCCACATACCACAGACGGCGTCGTCGGCAAAGACAGCCCATTGCTCCTGGCGAGTAATTTCTCAGGTCAGTGGCCAGGGCTCGTTGGCCTACTCAACACTGGAGCCTGCCTGGAGAGCCTTGGCCGTAAATTTTCTCGTGTGTGGACCGACGCTGAAGACTGGACGACAGACGACACGTTCATGGATCATTTGGAGGAGTGGCTCAGCACTGGTCGCATCGGCTACTGCAACGAGCAGATCGGCTATTCAGTTCCCATATCCAAAGAGGCGCTCACCCGATCGAGACGTGTCGCTGAGGAGATTGGGGAAAGAAGGATTCTCGCCCTGATGCTCGGTGATACGTCCATGGGGATGATTAACGGCTATTTTGGCCCGCGGCGGCTAGCTCCCATAGGATTTTCTGAACACAAAGTCGACCAGGCCTGGATCATTGACCGAGGTCGTTCAATCTCCGAGGACCGGCTCGACCGGGCGATGGCCTTCGTAAAAGAAAGCGGCGTCAAGTTCCACTGGGGCGAAGACGGGGCCAACGACTTCGACGAAAACGCAACACGCGAACAACTGCGCGACTACCTAACAGTGCTCGACCTCGTGAGAGAGTTCAAGGCCGACTGTGTGGGTTGGCAGTATCAGCTCGGTTTAGTACCGCTGCGGCCGCCATCGGATTTCGCAGAAGGGCTGCTCAATTCCGTTTGCCGACCAGAGAGTAACGGCGACGTGATCATAACCTCCACTGAAGGAGATCAAGGCAACCTCGTCCCAATGGAGCTGATGAAGCGCCTGCTCAAGATCAAGGGGCTACACCAAGCCGTGATGTTCCACGATGTGCGCTGGGGCGCCGAATATCAGGGACGATTCTTGTGGGTCCTGCTTAACTCGGGTTCCTGCGGAGGGTATGCCATGAGCGGTAACCCTGACACGCTCGTGGGCGTCCACTCGTACCGGCAACCCGCCGAGTACTTCCCTATCCCCGGCGGCACATTCTCCGGCGAAGCGCATCCGGGTAACATCACGTGGGCTAGGGCCTATCTCCAAAATGATGAGATGTGGATGGACGTCGGGCAAGGAGAAGTCGTCACTCTACCCGAGCAAATCCGCGAGCAGTGGTGGCGCGGAACCACACGTCAGTGGCCGTTCATGGCCGCGGATCTGGGAGTCTCGCGAGACACCCTGATGGCCTTCTATCTGAGCAACCACATCGCTGTGGCCTACGGCGACATCCTCGAGGAAATGGCAGCGCTCTCGCAAATGCTCGGCTTCAGGGTCCGCTTTCTGGGAAGGAGCGCATGACATGACGCAGAGCCGCCGCTACTACATCGGCATTGACGTAGGCACGGGGAGCGCACGGGCGGGGGTGTTTGACACCAACGGCAAGATGCTCGGACAGAGTTCGAGCCCCATCAAAATGTGGAAGCCACAGGCCGATTTTGTAGAGCAATCCTCGGACGACATCTGGGGCGCCTGCGCGACGGCAGTACGTCAAGCTGTCAGAGAGGCTGACATCGACACAACAAATGTACGGGGGATCGGCTTCGACGCAACTTGCTCGCTGGTGGCCCTGGACGCTGGCGATAGGCCCGTTTCGGTGAGCCCCACCGGTAAAGACGAACAGAACGTCATTGTTTGGATGGACCACAGAGCCCTCGAGCAGACGACCCGCATCAACGACAGGGGACATGCCGTCCTGCGCTACGTGGGTGGGATGATCTCCCCTGAGATGGAGTCGCCCAAACTCAGTTGGCTCAGAGAGAATCTCCCCGAATGCTGGAAACGAACCTGTCGCTTCTTCGATCTGCCTGATTTTCTGACCTACCGCGCCACCAGCGATGAAACCCGCTCGCTGTGCACCACAGTGTGCAAGTGGACCTACCAAAGTCACTTGGAGCCGAGGATACAGTCCAGCGTGGGGAGATGGGACGACAGCTACTGGCAGTCCATCGGGTTGGGTGAACTGGTTTCGGAAGGCTACCGGCGCATTGGAACTCACATCCGGCCAATGGGCGAGCCTATTGCTATGGGCCTTACCGAAACCGCGGCGCTAGATTTTGGTCTCAGCCCGGGAACCCCGGTTGCGGTTTCCATAATAGACGCTCACGCCGGTGGCGTTGGAATGCTGGGAGCGCAATTCACTGAAGGCGGTGAGGTTGAATTCGAAAAGCGCCTGGCCCTCATTGGCGGCACATCCAGTTGTCACATGGCTGTCTCCAAAGAACCTCGATTCGTCGATGGAGTCTGGGGTCCGTTCTATTCGGCAATGATCCCCGAGTTATGGCTCACAGAGGGTGGCCAATCCGCAACTGGCGCTCTCATCGATCACATCATCTTCAGTCACGTTCGTAGCCATGAACTCGAGCAAGATGCGAAAAACCGTGGGATCACCGTTTATGAAATCCTCGCGGAGGTCCTCGATAAGCTCGCCGCTGGAACAGCGTTTCCAGCCGAACTGACCAAGGATCTCCACGTGCAACCGGATTTCCACGGCAACCGCTCCCCCAGAGCCAA from Desulfomonilaceae bacterium encodes:
- a CDS encoding ABC transporter permease produces the protein MNKLAREMLPFGSLILVIAILSLWQPDSFLTPDNFLNVLRRSSVYGIIAVGMTFVIISGGIDLSVGSLLALCGMCAAGTMIGLGGEEPSVGMMAIGTAAGLLVGAVGGMISGTLITKLKLQPFIATLGAMSLYRGIALVMYDGQPINVSSYRYLGEGSLLGIPISIVLFLVVIAFAGATLQFTRFGRHTYAIGSNVQAAHHAGVRVDRCLIGVYTLGGLLTGLGAMIAMSRTVSAQPTAGVGAELDVIAAVVIGGASLSGGSGTVTGTIIGTLLISFLRNGCTLVGVSTNAQLIVIGVVIVLAVAMDQFTRRKAGETA
- a CDS encoding sugar ABC transporter ATP-binding protein; protein product: MTLSPGVESSPFAIEMQGISKSFGPIKALEDVTLRVHQGTVHALVGENGAGKSTLMKILAGVYRPDTGTILRKGKACAWKRPSDSLAAGVAMIYQELSLAPDLTVAENVWLGIEPRGPLPGSYCKTRMLADTRALAERHDFDVDPNQRVQDLPASACQIVEALKAIARNAEILVMDEPTSSCGQNEVAVLLEMVKKLSRAGTTIIYISHRLEEVVEIAGDITVLRDGRGVHTGPMKGLKIHDIVKKMVGRDLCDYFPKSEVAVGPTALSVSELTSQRVKNISFELHWGEIIGVAGLVGAGRTELARVLCGLDPPISGSVALDGKSVKITTPGDALSCGVMYVTEDRNRTGLCLELPAAWNMTLPCLAELGMKHILRLGRENEIVEETAKKLSLKWPGPGAPASALSGGNQQKLMLGRALIARSRLLVLDEPTRGVDIAAKVDIYELIGRMVAEGKAVLIISSELPELFGITDRILVMRRGRMVADLVTSETSQEAVMQLAAVDEAHA
- a CDS encoding substrate-binding domain-containing protein, whose translation is MNKNVLILVFLLVAIAAVVAGVFLKKGDNPTPQSGSSKVGNTAGALEKLGPIAVIPKGTTHSFWNSVLTGAQKAAKENDVEILWAGPDREGDREKQIQIVEDFIVKKVAGIVLAPTDARALVPVVEHAAAAKIPVVIIDSDIETDKRVSFVATDNYAGGALAAKRMAKILGGKGKVAVIKYMAGSASTTARENGFIETLKKEFPEIELVEDRYGMDTVETSLSATEDVLTRHKELDGIFASNESTSRGALRALESQGRANAVKMIGFDAADALLRGLEAGRIDALVVQNPQAMGYQGVSSVVATIKGENVKSRIDTGVELVTKDRLNSPEIRALIGG
- a CDS encoding RNA-binding protein encodes the protein MSFNIYVGNLSFDASEGELRTLFGAYGAVDTVKIISDQFTGRSRGFGFVEMQDREEGLRAVKELDSKEMGGRALKINEAKPKTSGGGGGRRNDRDGGSRW
- a CDS encoding metallophosphoesterase, with translation MAKSYYFISDLHIGGDEALGVCDYEAELVAFLQMLADQGQEVELVIVGDIFGMWEFTNIKGPEKLQALMQQFPNIFEAFREAGKKIKITLLPGNHDYEIACYPEFVEIFKDFNIGLEQRPAITRELDGKRFWIEHGNQYDDFNHMPDFGNPYALPAGYFITSGMVSGAGKHSEYGRYNWLKDIQSVYPTEEIPYWVISNYFYREMSVWLRWLILPFLLLSGLTTFVLAGAALEWLGITQTNIFLYNGLFTSLGFLGNLAQIVLIINAIVLSVLGVLFVPLSFILRDIRKTLKRFHLITHPHDFTAGKEQSYLDAAQAVFERDPDTIIFIYGHTHAPSLRRLGNRIVLNTGTWLKRLVRVPLRFGYLPDIYVPYYFLDYFKLSDADGAIAIDFQRVAKAQPRELDLLQRLLISRKRRQTEEPIPARTILEV
- a CDS encoding RluA family pseudouridine synthase, with translation MHKHVKPGAKFLPNGLVMIYEDRDILVVDKPPGLLTMATNTETSRTAYYILTDYVRKGCARSKNRIFIVHRLDRETSGILIFAKNEDAKFRLQSQWQDTKKKYLAVVHGRCEKDSEMITTYLLENTAYVVYCTTDTIRGKLSHTAYQVLKQANDFALLEVDLLTGRKHQIRVHLAEIGHPIVGDKKYGKGDKVYKRLALHAKSISFQHPFSGAPLTYETKVPAYFNRLIGGLNQINAHGDLSDCGQDETVCLPKQQFADKTGDANI
- a CDS encoding FGGY-family carbohydrate kinase → MTQSRRYYIGIDVGTGSARAGVFDTNGKMLGQSSSPIKMWKPQADFVEQSSDDIWGACATAVRQAVREADIDTTNVRGIGFDATCSLVALDAGDRPVSVSPTGKDEQNVIVWMDHRALEQTTRINDRGHAVLRYVGGMISPEMESPKLSWLRENLPECWKRTCRFFDLPDFLTYRATSDETRSLCTTVCKWTYQSHLEPRIQSSVGRWDDSYWQSIGLGELVSEGYRRIGTHIRPMGEPIAMGLTETAALDFGLSPGTPVAVSIIDAHAGGVGMLGAQFTEGGEVEFEKRLALIGGTSSCHMAVSKEPRFVDGVWGPFYSAMIPELWLTEGGQSATGALIDHIIFSHVRSHELEQDAKNRGITVYEILAEVLDKLAAGTAFPAELTKDLHVQPDFHGNRSPRANPQARGMISGLRLGHSLEDLALLYLATVQAVAHGTRHILDAMTESGYEIETVLTTGGGAKNPIFLREHADITGRKIVLPNEPEAVLLGSAMLGAVAAGDCATVTDAMTKMSAADTVIEPCQGAAKRYHNAKHEVFLRMYEDQLQYKALMGGKS
- a CDS encoding fucose isomerase, whose protein sequence is MSRTKIGVFWPGDYRSKPNDLARPNAEEATVQLERALKRLGRKSYRIEGFITRPHEAIEKLGPVDDPLIGVCVHWCYGPHTTDGVVGKDSPLLLASNFSGQWPGLVGLLNTGACLESLGRKFSRVWTDAEDWTTDDTFMDHLEEWLSTGRIGYCNEQIGYSVPISKEALTRSRRVAEEIGERRILALMLGDTSMGMINGYFGPRRLAPIGFSEHKVDQAWIIDRGRSISEDRLDRAMAFVKESGVKFHWGEDGANDFDENATREQLRDYLTVLDLVREFKADCVGWQYQLGLVPLRPPSDFAEGLLNSVCRPESNGDVIITSTEGDQGNLVPMELMKRLLKIKGLHQAVMFHDVRWGAEYQGRFLWVLLNSGSCGGYAMSGNPDTLVGVHSYRQPAEYFPIPGGTFSGEAHPGNITWARAYLQNDEMWMDVGQGEVVTLPEQIREQWWRGTTRQWPFMAADLGVSRDTLMAFYLSNHIAVAYGDILEEMAALSQMLGFRVRFLGRSA